The following coding sequences are from one Musa acuminata AAA Group cultivar baxijiao chromosome BXJ2-4, Cavendish_Baxijiao_AAA, whole genome shotgun sequence window:
- the LOC103976872 gene encoding ATP synthase subunit delta', mitochondrial-like, translating into MYRHAPRLLTRVIGGGVRRSATARAFSTDLPAAPSEDAAFVEAWRKVAPNIDPPKTPLAFMKPRPPTPSSIPSKLTINFVLPYQSEISNKEVDMVIVPATTGQMGVLPGHVATIAELKPGLLSVHEGSEVTKYFVSSGFAFVHANSVTDIVAVEAVPVDRIDLSLVQKGLADFTQKLNSATTDLEKAEAQIGVDVHSALNAALSG; encoded by the exons ATGTATCGTCACGCCCCGCGCCTCCTGACTCGTGTCATCGGTGGAGGCGTCCGCCGCAGCGCCACTGCCCGCGCCTTCTCCACTGATCTCCCGGCTGCGCCGTCGGAGGATGCCGCGTTCGTGGAGGCGTGGCGGAAGGTGGCCCCCAATATCGACCCGCCCAAAACCCCGCTCGCCTTCATGAAGCCCCGCCCACCCACCCCCTCCTCCATCCCCTCCAAGCTCACCATCAACTTCGTCCTCCCCTACCAATCCGAGATCTCCAACAAGGAG GTTGACATGGTCATTGTACCAGCAACTACAGGGCAAATGGGTGTTTTGCCTGGGCATGTTGCCACCATTGCTGAGCTCAAGCCAGGGCTCCTTTCTGTACACGAAGGGAGTGAAGTCACCAAGTACTTTGTTAGCAGTGGTTTTGCTTTCGTACATGCTAACTCAGTTACAGACATAGTTGCTGTTGAGGCTGTTCCTGTTGACCGCATTGATCTAAGCCTCGTCCAAAAGGGACTTGCTGACTTCACCCAGAAGCTAAACTCAGCTACAACGGACTTGGAAAAGGCTGAAGCACAAATTGGCGTTGATGTTCATAGTGCACTGAATGCTGCACTCTCTGGTTGA
- the LOC135610300 gene encoding BOI-related E3 ubiquitin-protein ligase 1-like — protein MDFSQAVLDPSANGAAPNPRKRDREIGVPVAMALPQQNRSIDLLSLQPQPPLPPPALVRFPQLQSHPPAVVSTGLRLSPEEGLLSTFSTSFLSSIFSEELAAHLNQQKGEIEQFLCAQRDQLRRALAQKRRRHYRSLIGAAAESAAQRLREKAAAVGRLTRRIIELEDHLARLRTESMAWQAKAMADQATAASLEAQLQQAAAAAASRAQGGPCGESIPAEDAESVYVDPDRVEMKRACRACRGRLASVVLLPCRHLCLCDACDGGESPAESCPVCGCVTTGRIRVLLG, from the exons ATGGACTTCTCTCAGGCCGTCCTCGATCCGTCCGCCAATGGAG CGGCGCCGAATCCCAGGAAGAGAGATAGGGAGATCGGAGTCCCGGTGGCGATGGCATTACCGCAGCAGAACCGATCTATCGACCTCTTATCGTTGCAACCACAGCCTCCGCTTCCGCCCCCGGCGTTGGTCCGCTTCCCCCAGCTTCAAAGCCATCCTCCTGCCGTCGTCTCCACGGGCCTTCGCCTCTCCCCCGAGGAAGGACTCCTTTCCACTTTTTCTACCTCTTTTCTCTCTTCCATTTTCTCTGAGGAGCTCGCCGCCCATCTCAACCAACAGAAGGGAGAAATCGAGCAGTTCCTTTGCGCCCAG CGAGATCAGCTGCGGCGGGCGTTGGCGCAGAAGCGGCGAAGGCACTACCGTTCTTTAATAGGTGCGGCGGCGGAGTCGGCCGCACAGAGGCTACGTGAGAAGGCGGCGGCGGTGGGGCGGTTGACGCGGCGGATCATCGAGCTCGAGGACCACCTTGCCCGCCTCCGAACCGAGTCCATGGCGTGGCAAGCCAAGGCCATGGCCGACCAGGCGACGGCAGCTTCTCTCGAGGCCCAGCTCCAACAGGCGGCCGCGGCTGCAGCGTCCCGGGCGCAGGGTGGCCCGTGCGGCGAGTCGATACCGGCCGAGGACGCGGAGTCGGTCTACGTGGACCCGGACCGAGTCGAGATGAAGCGGGCGTGCCGCGCGTGTCGAGGGCGACTGGCTTCGGTGGTACTCCTCCCCTGCCGCCACCTCTGCCTCTGCGACGCCTGCGACGGCGGGGAAAGCCCGGCCGAGTCGTGCCCGGTTTGCGGCTGTGTCACAACTGGGAGAATCCGAGTCTTGCTCGGTTGA